DNA from Dermochelys coriacea isolate rDerCor1 chromosome 20, rDerCor1.pri.v4, whole genome shotgun sequence:
CATGGGTAGTTTGGTTCCTTCTTAAGTTTTGGGCCAGTAACTAGTGCAATTTTGGAATAGGGTTTCTTGAGTTTTAATCTTCCTGCATTAATGTTACTGCCCTGGGCCTGGAGGAGGCCTAGAATCCGTCTCacaggaagctagttaaacatgGCATTGTGCTATGGTTTTTGGCAAGGGATTCCCATGGAACATCTGTATTGGATGTAAAATCTGTCCCAGCACTTCAGAATTTAATCCTGTTACTTTTCATCTCTGATCTATCCTGTGCTGTTGGGCTTCTTCCCCTTTGTGCTGGATAGCTGATCTTGTGTATGTCCTTGAGGGACCTATTTACTCTAGCCTGTGGAGGATAGCCTGCCTGACTGATTGGCAGGCAGACTGTGTTGAGAACAGCTTTTGATAACCCTGGATTCCCTagaaagacacagtccctgcccctagtGGAAAGGCAAATGGAtgaatgacagaggatgtggggggaagggatagaaCAGACAGCAAAGAGGCCAAGGCAACCAGCAAACGTGCCATTGGCTCCATGCTGGGGTTTTGGAGGAGAGGTGGGTTTAGTATCAGTAAATGGGAGTTGGAGTGTTCAGTTCCTATCAGTGCTGTTGTATGTGCTGGGTGTGCTCCACTGCTGGCCTTGTCTGCCCTAACCCTCTTCCTTTCTGTGCTGCAGGCTGCTCTGTCCAAATACGATGCtaccaaacagaaaaggaaattctCATCCTTCTTCAAGTCTCTGGTGATCGAGCTGGACAAGGACCTGTATGGCCCAGACAATCACCTGGTTGAGGTAAGCTATACTTTGATATATCATCTCCACATGGagttcagaatcatagaatcatagaatcatagaatatcagggttggaagggaccccagaaggtcatctagtccaaccccctgctcaaagcaggaccaagtcccagttaaatcatcctagccagggctttgtcaagcctgaccttaaaaacctctaaggaaggagattctaccacctccctaggtaacgcattccagtgtttcaccaccctcttagtgaaaaagtttttcctaatatccaatctaaacctcccccattgcaacttgagaccattactcctcgttctgtcatctgctaccattgagaacagtctagagccatcctctttgaaaccccctttcaggtagttgaaagcagctatcaaatcccccctcattcttctcttctgcagactaaacaatcccagctccctcagcctctcctcgtaagtcatgtgctctagacccctaatcatttttgttgcccttcgctgtactctttccaatttatccacatccttcttgtagtgtggggcccaaaactggacacagtactccagatgaggcctcaccagtgtcgaatagaggggaacgatcacgtccctcgatctgctcgctatgcccctacttatacatcccaaaatgccattggccttcttggcaacaagggcacactgctgactcatatccagcttctcgtccactgtcacccctaggtccttttccgcagaactgctgccgagccattcggtccctagtctgtagcggtgcattggattcttccatcctaagtgcaggaccctgcacttatccttattgaacctcattagatttcttttggcccaatcttccaatttgtctaggtccttctgtatcctatccctcccctccagcatatctaccactcctcccagtttagtatcatccgcaaatttgctgagagtgcaatccacaccatcctccagatcatttatgaagatattgaacaaaacgggccccaggaccgacccctggggcactccacttgacaccggctgccaactagacatggagccattgatcactacccgttgagcccgacaatctagccagctttctacccaccttatagtgcattcatccagcccatacttccttaacttgcttgGCAAGAATCTTGGCAACCATGTCATTCTGGGAGCTAGGAACTCTTGAGTGCTgagcccagctctgctactgacttgcaaGGAGCCCTGGGGCAAATCGCTTCAcctctttgtctctgtctgtgaaatggggataatgctaacCTCCCTCAGCGGGGTTGAAGCTTGTTGGTTACGAAGATAACTTTTGTTTGTGCCCTTTCTGCTCCATTCTGATAAATAAGAACAGTATCAGAGTCCCTTAGCTTTGCAAAATTAGTGTATATGAAGCTCTAGGCAAAAGATGCTCCTATGTGAAGTGCAAAGACATAGACCATAAGTGCCTGTCTCCTCTGTTCCCCATACTTGGAGCAAGTGTAGTAACATTGGGAATGTAGCAGAGGTGGATGCATAACCTGGCCATGCTGTTGGGAATCTCATGACAAAGCCCATCAATTCTAGGTTCTACCTGTTTGCAGCACAGCTGGAATTTCAAAGAACAGAATACACTTACACGCTTATTTGAAAGAAGAGTCTAAGACACATCTGCCttaacagagaggctaagggagaGTTATTAGCTATCAACTGTTTTTCAGTGTATTGAACAATTGTTGCAGCCAAGCCCGTTGTGTTGGGGACAGCAACATGGTCCATGCCAAATAAATGAAGCCTCTTTGCAGCCACTTGTCTCTTGTGAGTTCACATTTCATCCGTATCATTCTCCCTGATGCTCCATGATAGTAATCTTGACCTTTAAAACTGGTGAGCTGCGTGCTCCTCACACTATTCACTGCAGGAGTTCCAACCTCCTTTCAGAGGTGTTGTCAGAGCCACCACAACTGTTTGTAGagtctggggcacatggcagagATCACATGCTGTCAAATGGGCAGGATTTTTCTGGGGAGGTGTTTGTGTCATCAGTAAATGGCAATTGCAGGTAAATGTTGAgcctggcaggcagcaggagcagagggaatGACCTGGCAGTCTGTGACCTTAAACCACCTCCTCTGCTGTGTTTTTTCCAGTGGCACAGAACTGCTACTACCCAGGAGACAGATGGCTTCCAGGTGAAGAGACCTGGGGATGTGAATGTGCGCTGTACTGTCCTCCTGATGCTGGATTATCAGGTAGGCAGGCTGGTACGATGCAGATGGGGAGCGTGCAGTGCCTTAGCATCTGAGTTAACTTGGATGAGCACTATCTGTAGCTGCATCATCCTTACCCCGACCTTTGTCATGCTCATGTCTCCTCAGCCTCCACAGTTCAAACTGGACCCCCGCCTGGCTCGTCTCTTGGGTATTCATACCCAGACGCGCCCAGTGATTATCCAGGCACTGTGGCAGTACATCAAGACCCACAAGCTACAGGATCCCCATGAGCGGGAGTATGTCATCTGTGACAAGTATCTCCAGCAGGTAAAGGTGTCTCCAACTTGGGGTGGGGCGGCATGTTAGGGGCAGAAGTCAGCTTTGGCTTCTGTTGCCAGGAACCAGAGATTCTCCAGGCTGCCCCTTTTCCAGCACTGAGCTGCtttccaccccactccctgttTCTCTTGCAGATATTTGAGTCTCAGCGGATGAAGTTCTCTGAGATTCCTCAAAGGCTGCATGCTTTGCTCATGCCCCCAGAACCAATCATCATTAACCATGTAATCAGGTGAGACTGGCCCCTGAGGCACTGTTGGGAAAGGCAGATAAGAGAGCTAGAGAGACTTGTATGGGGAGATGCTCCTTGTTACAGTCAGTTTCAGTAGCTGCTGAACTTCCTGCACCTCTCCATCTTTCCATGCCTTTATTCACTCTGCCCTGTGTGCATTCAACAGCCTCTTTTTCCCACTCACCAAGCACCCCTTCTGTAAATCCCTGCTTTCTTTCCTTCTGCCAACACTGACCTCCACACTGTGCGTCTGCACTTTTACGTTTGAACTCTGAGCCTTTGCACTGCGCTtgtctagactgtaagctcctagTCCCCTTGCTGCATGCATGATGTGCGACTAGGGAGGTGAAGTGTTTTCCTGCTCCTCTGTGTTACTGACCCCTGTCCTCTGTTACAGAAAACCAAATGTAATGCATATGTTAATACTGTCTTCCCTACGCCCACCCCTCAACCTATGGAGCTTAGAGGTGCTAGTAAGAATGCACTCAAGCACTGACTCAGGCTTCTCGCTTTTTCTGGGTGTTCTCTTGCTGATGTCCACAGTGTTGACCCAAACGACCAGAAAAAAAACCGCCTGCTATGACATCGATGTGGAAGTGGATGATACTCTTAAAACTCAGATGAATTCTTTCTTGCTGTCCACAGCCAGCCAGCAGGAAATCGCTGCCCTGGATAACAAGGTAGAAGCTGGATCCTGCCCTTCCAGCTAGAATTTGTGTGCTGGGATGAGGTTGGCTGGCACAGTGTTGCAGAGAGAGCTTTCTTGCAGCTTTTAATATGGATTCATTTAGTGACTTTATATTTGGAATCTGGAACAGTGAGGGCAACATTTCTGCTAGGGTGGCACCATTTCTATGACACAAATCAGGTAGTGACAATCTTTTTACTTTTCAAGAAAATGGATTTGAAAGTGAGTGATTAGAGGGAAACTGGTTTAGTGATTAgatcaggggactgggagtcaggagtgcTGGATCCTCTTCCCAGCTTGTCTACCTGAGACCTTAGAGGCACAGAATGAAGTGACTTGGCTATCTCATTACAGTGAAGTAACGTGAAGCTACATCTTGGAGGGTTTGCCAGGCTTCCTGGTAGTTAAAGGCCagtgagatctttggatgaaaggtcCTGAATGTCCTGAGTCTGCATGTCAGTGCATTGACTGAACCTACCACCATGTCTCTACAGGAagagggatgtggggtggggtgtaTGTTACACATCTGGGTCAACCAGGAAATATGAGAGTTTTCGATCTTAACATGTTGGACCCTTTGGTTTGTCTTGCCTCTGTGTTGGGTTGGCCTCGTAACCTGGTTCAGCAATACCCCATTACTACCTTTTTCTCTCTCAGATTCATGAGACAATAGAAACCATTAATCAGCTGAAGACACAACGTGAATTCATGCTGAGCTTTGCCCGTGACCCCCAAGGTTTCATCAATGACTGGCTCCAGTCACAGTGCCGAGATCTAAAGGTAAAAAGATTTTTCCCTtttgtgtggaggcaaacaaaaGCTCAGTCCATCCAATCAGACTCTTCTTGTTCAGTTAGCATCTGAGATCCATACAGGGGCACAATTTGCAGGTCTGTAGCCATGCCAAAAATTGGAATTTGCGTGCCAGGATTTCAATCTGACAGCACTGGCTGGGCCAGGTCTTGCTGGAGTCTGCTTGGGGACAGTGCATGTGGGTAGCCCAGGACATGGGGTGGGTTGTGAGAGTAACTTGGGCAGCTGCATGACTCTGGGTTGTAAGCTGCTCTCTTTGGTGCGTCCAGACCATGACTGACGTTGTTGGGAATCCAGAAGAGGAGCGTAGAGCTGAATTCtacttccagccctgggctcaggAAGCCGTGTGCAGATACTTCTACTCCAAGGTGAGTGTTCCCATTTGAGGGAATCCATCCATACCTGGTAGCTGCTATTTTGCTTGTAGGGAGATGCTGTTTGCTAAAGCTGGGCTTAGTGCAGCCAGGCATACAGAGTTTCAACCACCTAGTTCTGCTGATGCATCTCAGTCCTGATCTCCAGCATCCTTCTGTTCCAATCCTCGATACCCACAACTTGACCAGTGCATCTTGGACCTGGATTTGCTACAGCCCAGCTATTCTAAGTCCTGTTGCTTCAgatacagtgctgcaactttgtGGGGTGGTCTTGTACTacctactcctgagggaattctgcgcacaatactttaaaatgatgcaagttttatttgtcaataaataaatgcagaggcacagtggcacagaattcgcCCCAAGAGTAACTGCCAGTAAACTGTCACCAGAGCTAGAAAGACCTCATCAATCTATTTGCTGGTTTGGATCCAATTAGGATCAAAACCAGGTCATGCAGAGGTGATACTAGTGTTAGCCCTCACCACCACCTAGCCAGCCTCTTCCCATTTAAATCCATGGTTGTTACACAGACATCGATTTTATATCACAGCCAGAACCGTGGTCCTTGGGCTTGCTGGGGTGGAGTTGCTTCCTAGGAGTTCCTTGTGCAATGTAGCTGTGAAGAGAGGCTATCCCCCTCTCATGGGATGCATGCTGGTTTAGCTTTTGCTTTCAGATCTCTGAATGGTAGCAGCCCACAGGCTAGTGCAGAGTTGATGTAGGCCCTGGCAGAGAGTTGGAGCCACGCCCCAAAATCCCCTGCATGAAATTGAAACTGCCCCATCACAGGCTTCTTGTTAagcaaactgttttttttaaaaacaaaaaagattcttTGCCCTTTTATTAGCCTTTTATGTCGGAGGCTGAAGTGCTTTGCACATGTGCTAATTCCCTCATagccctggaggagggaggtatTGGCTGCACTTCAAAATGGGGACATCAGGGCACAGACTTGCCCCAGTTCATGCAATGAATGACTGGTAGAGCTGGCATTAGAACCCCAGAGTCCCGACTTCCATTCCCTTcatctaaccactagacagtgcagcctccctactgtgCAATTTGTGCATCCTTCACTAGCCTGTGGAACACATTGTAACCTATGGGCTGTACTATGGACAGGATTAAGGAGGCGGGGACAGGGAGCCAACAGGAAAGACATAGCCAGGCTGAGGAAGGAGTCCTGTTTCTTTCCCAGGGGCTGTGGATGGGTTTGGGCTCATCATTCCTTCACTCCCTCCAGGCTAGGAACATTTGTTGTTCAGACTCTGACTTACCATTCACTATAAGTGTATTAAAGCAGGGGATCTGGCTTCTCCTCCCACAGGTGCAGCAGAGACGGCAAGAGCTGGAGCAAGCACTGGGAATCCGCAACACATAAgctgccccactcctcccctgaTCAGAAGGCATCACAGCTACTTGTGGAGACAGAGTGCTGCAGAGTTCACTGTTTAGGCCCACACAACCCCCACTCCAGCATAGAGACCTGCAGCCATTACTCACCTCTGGCAGTGTCTGTATCAATGTGACTCCAGAGCCCCGCAGGGCTTTGGGGATGTAGCAAGCAGACAGGCTCAAAGGGTCACACACTTCTACCTGGTTTCCTCCCTCACTGAGGCCCTGTCAGTCTCGGAGCTCTTTCGAGCTGACCTTGTCTCTGCGTTGCCTGTAATGCCCCCAATATCCAGTGTTGCTGCAGGCTCAAAACTTCTCTTGAGTCAGAAACTTACCACAGCCCCTTTTCCAAAATTGGGCTCTCGTTCTTGCACCCTAGAGAATGTGGGGCTGGAAAGCCTCATCATGAGCTCTTCTGGATCTGCCATGCGGACAGAAGCCCATGGTCATTCACTTCCCAAGGTCCATGAGACACAGCAGGCAGAGCTCCTGCGTGTAGGCACACACTCTTCCCCTGTGGGGTGCTCTTTCATCATCCCTCCTTGTAGGACTCTCCTCTCCTGAGAAAGGGTTTCTGGGCTATGTAGAGAATTGCTATCTCCTTAGTTAAAGCTCCCTTCGTGTTCCTTAggaggctgctccagccctggatcaCGAGGGACACACTGGTTCAGCTCAGAGATGAAGGAGCTATGAAAAGGTGACTCTACTGTATGCCAAGGGAGCTGCAAGCGTCGCTCTAACATGCAGGATTGAGCAGCAATGCAGTTTTGCCAAAGGATGCTTGTTCTtcctgctgcagggagtggggaatgCACCAAGTGCAGCTCCTCCTTGCAGTGGGATTAGGCAGAAGTATAAAGTCTTAGGGTCATTTCTTGGACCAGGCTGATGATGATCCTGTGTCTCTGCCTTTGGTGAAGTGAATGGTCCCTTTCGTATATCTGAGGATGtgaggaggcagcctgggccTCTACCAAAcagccccaaacaaataagcaaaTTAGTAGAAGTCAGGGCTCCTCTGCTTTGTTGTCTTTCATGTTTGGGTACAGAGCAGGTTCTGGGGCTGTCACAGGGCAGGTGATCAAGTATGTGCAGATGGGTTTTCTCCAGCTGAGAGAGTAGCAGCCTAGACATGTAATGAATTGCTAATGAATTAATTTAGTGGCACTCTTTTGCTCTTTGCCCTCAGGACCATGTGTGTGCAGCAGGGCGTGTTGGCAAGTGGGGCCTCTCTTCAGCTAGGGCTAAATATTTCTGCTCAGATTCCTTTTTGGGACTGTAAAGTGAGTGGACTCAGAACCCAGTTGGTTGTGCTTTCCTGACGTTAGCTGCAAAATCATGTTACTGACAAACAGCCTCACACTACCCTGGAGTATGACTGGGGGACTGCTATGAAATTgggagcctgtgtgtgtgtgagagagtgagagtgagtgagagagactgCTTGTCTGCGAGTAATAGACTTTCGAACCTTCCCTCCCTTCTGTCTTTGGACCCTTAAAGAATTGCCCGTTTGTAGCACCAGGGGCTGAAGTCCCGGTGCCAGTTAATGCAGACTACCGGCTCCTCAGGACAAGTAATAGTGAAGGATACTTGGATATTGCCTAGGCAAGTGTAGCTGTTGCAGAATTACTGTTTTTATTAACTGATTATGGTTTTTCATGGACCAAAATTTTTTTTGTACTGTATCCTTGTAGATGTCACACAATTTTAATAAAAGCCTCCTGTGAAGGAAGCTGCTTGCCCTCCTTCTGTGCTGGCGAATGGCAGTTTGTAGTTGTGTAACAGACAGCTTCTGTCACATAACCACTGTGGAAGAGATGAAATGACTTCCTGCTTGCTCCGTCAAAGCCCCCTATGTAGTGGGAGCTCTGTTCATTGAGGGAGAGCAAGCAAGAACATTAGACACCACTCTCTTTTAAAAGGAAGACAGCTTGTTTACATGGTCCAAATTTGACTCGCCTTAAAATTGTGTGGAATTTGGAGGGTGCTACGTTATTtatagggctctaccaaattcatggccatgaaaaacatgccatggactgtgaaatctagtcttttgtgtgcttttaccctatcaTAATCATCACTCCCTTAACCGCATTGGTCATTGGGGGCCCCCCtcattgatgagcaatcaaccaattgtctccacccccgacaattgtgtgtcagtgcttgagtctccatGAAGTCCATTCCTGTTCACTctttttatgttgtcaatccatctcttctgtctacctcttcttctcttcccgtgaactgtcccttggaggatgatcgTGGATAGGCCAGATCTTGTTATATGGCTGTACCATTTCAGCTTGCGCTTCTTCACAGTCGTAAGGAGGTCTTCGCATGACCCAGCGCATTGGGGGGTGATATTgcggacctcttcattagtgacatAGTCGAAGTAGGAGATGGCCAAGATTTTACGGAAGcatctcatctctactacctgtattttccGTTCAAGTTCTGCCACAATGGTCCGTGTCTCGCATGCATACAGAAAAACGGCGATGACCAGTGcctgcagcagtttcagtttggattctagggagatgttcttattcctccaaattggctttagctttgccgCTGCTGTTGTTTGTGCAGTTCTTGCCCAAATTTCTGCCTTGGATCTTTCATCTgtgatgattgcccccaaatacttgaactgtttcactgtctccagctcttgtccactgacagtgatagGTGAGCTGATCCCATCACATTTGTTTGTCATCGGTTTGGTTTTCtttgcactgatttccatgccatattttgcAGAGGTTTCATCCAGTTAtttcacaaggttggcaagttcatctttgctgcctgccaggccatcaatgtcatcagcgaactgaagatttgagattgttTGCCCCCCCCAATGGTGACTGTGCACATGTAatcttctagggcatcagtcatCATGCgctccaagtagatgttgaacagtgtgggcgaaagaaggcagccttgccAGACACCAACTGTGGTGTGAAACTActctcctattgtgccattgacgagaactgcactgctggcctcggcatacagttgtttaatggtaagaataagcttacgaCCAACATTGTGCTACTTCATGGTTGCCCAGAAAGCTTTGTGCCATACTCTTGtcaaatgccttcctgaaatcAGCAAAGATGTAGATGTCCTGCTGATGTTGTAAGTATTTCTCACATAGAACACAAAGGttgaatttctgttctgtggtggTACTTCCAGCATGaaagccagcctgttcttcagtgatgatattctctgcttgtggcttcagtctgttcaatatgactttcaacatcactttgctgggatggctaattaagcttatggtccggtaattttgacacaattgcaggttgcctttctttggcagagtgatAATTAGTGACTCTGTCCACATGGAGGGCCACTCACTGGTCTGCCAGatcttgttgcagatcttggTGAGTATCTCTCTTACTATTTCTCTTCCGAATTTCATCAGTTTGGCTGGGATGTTGTCAATACCTGTAGCCTTTCTGTTCATGAgtgatttcacagctgtctccaTTTCTTCACATAGTATTGGAAAATCTTCCTTCTCTGTTGAATCTGGGCTGTTTAGAACTCTGGGATCTCCATTTGTCTGGTGGTTGTATAGATCAAAACAGTAGTTTGTCCACCTATTGATGATGTCCCTTTCATCTGTAAGACTGTTCCCTTCTTCGTCTTGAATTGCATTAGCTTTGGTCCATCTTTCCTTTGTCAGATCTTTTACAACGTG
Protein-coding regions in this window:
- the SMARCD1 gene encoding LOW QUALITY PROTEIN: SWI/SNF-related matrix-associated actin-dependent regulator of chromatin subfamily D member 1 (The sequence of the model RefSeq protein was modified relative to this genomic sequence to represent the inferred CDS: deleted 1 base in 1 codon) — protein: MIGVRFRSRSPALCWEKMAARAGFQSVTPSGGSGGAGALGPGTPGPPVRMGPAPGQGLYRSPLPGAAYPRPGMLPGSRMTPQGPSMGPPGYGGSPSVRPGMAQSGMDQSRKRPAPQQIQQVQQQAAQNRNHNAKKKKMADKILPQRIRELVPESQAYMDLLAFERKLDQTIMRKRLDIQEALKRPIKQKRKLRIFISNTFNPAKSDAEDGEGTVASWELRVEGRLLEDAALSKYDATKQKRKFSSFFKSLVIELDKDLYGPDNHLVEWHRTATTQETDGFQVKRPGDVNVRCTVLLMLDYQPPQFKLDPRLARLLGIHTQTRPVIIQALWQYIKTHKLQDPHEREYVICDKYLQQIFESQRMKFSEIPQRLHALLMPPEPIIINHVISVDPNDQKKTACYDIDVEVDDTLKTQMNSFLLSTASQQEIAALDNKIHETIETINQLKTQREFMLSFARDPQGFINDWLQSQCRDLKTMTDVVGNPEEERRAEFYFQPWAQEAVCRYFYSKVQQRRQELEQALGIRNT